The Podospora pseudocomata strain CBS 415.72m chromosome 1 map unlocalized CBS415.72m_1, whole genome shotgun sequence genome has a segment encoding these proteins:
- the LEU4 gene encoding 2-isopropylmalate synthase (Alpha-isopropylmalate synthase) (Alpha-IPM synthetase) (COG:E; EggNog:ENOG503NVRE) encodes MPMLKDPSKKYKRFQPLNLPDRQWPDKVIEKAPRWLATDLRDGNQSLVDPMQNGDQKWRYFQMLTELGYKEIEVSFPSASQTDFDFTRRLIETPGAVPDDVWLQVLSPCREDLIRRTVDSLKGAKKAIVHIYLATSECFRRVIFGFSEDESVVLASKCAALVRSLTKDDPSQSGTEWAFEFSPETFSDTSPEFVVRICEAVKEAWGPTKENPIIFNLPATVEMSTPNVYADQIEYFCRNISEREKICVSLHPHNDRGCAVAAAELAQMAGADRVEGCLFGNGERTGNVDLVTLALNLYTQGVTPNIDFSDLQKVIKTVEECNKIEVHPRAPYGGSLVVCAFSGSHQDAIKKGFQIREKEGKEYDDHWQIPYLPLDPKDIGRDYQAVIRVNSQSGKGGAAWVIQQNLHLDLPRGLQVAFAKVVQAMAEQKGRELLPTEITDLFRETYHLDKNSRFNIVDYNINPDRSASPAPPAPGKTQDTKNLMRVFEGVILIDGKEYKLRGRGNGPISSAANALRTIGIDLDVQDYKEHAVGRGREVKAATFIECVAPGVEEKVWGVGIHEDVVQSSLIALLSAASNFASSRHGSPIIPKQTLTNGGLQVPDMQSLEHKAE; translated from the exons ATGCCTAT GCTTAAGGATCCCTCCAAGAAGTACAAGAGGTTCCAACCTCTGAACCTCCCAGACCGTCAATGGCCAGACAAAGTCATCGAGAAGGCCCCAAGATGGCTGGCAACAGATTTGAGAGACGGCAACCAGAGTCTGGTTGACCCCATG CAGAACGGTGATCAAAAATGGCGTTACTTCCAGATGCTCACCGAGCTCGGCTACAAGGAGATTGAAGTATCCTTTCCCTCCGCTTCCCAGACCGATTTCGACTTCACAAGACGTCTGATCGAGACCCCGGGCGCCGTACCCGACGATGTCTGGCTCCAAGTCCTGTCGCCCTGCAGAGAGGACCTCATTCGCCGCACAGTCGATTCGCTGAAGGGAGCCAAGAAGGCCATTGTCCACATCTATCTCGCTACCAGCGAATGTTTCCGGAGGGTTATCTTTGGATTCTCGGAAGATGAGAGCGTGGTTCTTGCTTCCAAGTGTGCGGCTCTGGTACGGTCACTGACCAAGGACGATCCGTCGCAGTCGGGTACCGAGTGGGCATTCGAGTTCAGTCCCGAAACTTTCTCGGATACCAGCCCAGAATTTGTTGTGAGGATCTGCGAGGCTGTCAAGGAGGCATGGGGCCCAACCAAGGAGAACCCCATCATTTTCAACCTCCCGGCAACCGTCGAGATGTCCACCCCCAACGTCTATGCCGACCAGATCGAGTACTTCTGCCGCAACATCTCCGAGCGCGAGAAGATCTGCGTGTCCCTTCACCCTCACAACGACCGCGGCTGTGCGGTTGCTGCGGCCGAGCTGGCCCAGATGGCAGGAGCCGACAGAGTAGAGGGGTGCCTGTTTGGCAATGGGGAGCGGACAGGAAACGTTGATCTGGTCACTCTTGCCCTCAACCTTTACACACAGGGCGTGACTCCCAACATCGACTTCTCGGACCTCCAAAAGGTCATCAAGACAGTGGAGGAGTGCAACAAGATCGAGGTTCACCCACGTGCGCCGTACGGTGGGTCTCTGGTGGTGTGCGCTTTCAGCGGATCTCACCAGGATGCTATCAAGAAGGGCTTCCAAAtccgggagaaggagggtaAGGAGTACGACGACCACTGGCAGATTCCTTACCTCCCTCTGGACCCCAAGGATATTGGTCGCGACTACCAGGCCGTCATCCGCGTCAACTCGCAGTCTGGAAAGGGCGGTGCCGCTTGGGTTATCCAGCAAAACCTGCATCTGGACCTCCCACGTGGTCTACAAGTCGCTTTCGCCAAGGTCGTACAGGCTATGGCGGAGCAAAAGGGTCGCGAGCTCCTTCCCACTGAGATTACTGACCTCTTCCGGGAGACTTACCACCTTGACAAGAACTCCCGCTTCAACATTGTTgactacaacatcaaccccgacCGTTCCGCCTCTCCCGCACCTCCAGCCCCCGGCAAGACCCAGGATACTAAGAATCTGATGAGAGTCTTCGAGGGTGTCATTTTGATTGACGGCAAAGAGTACAAGCTCCGCGGCCGTGGCAACGGTCCGATCTCCAGTGCCGCAAACGCTCTCCGAACCATTGGTATTGACTTGGATGTCCAGGACTACAAGGAGCATGCTGTCGGTCGGGGACGGGAAGTCAAGGCGGCAACATTCATCGAGTGCGTGGCCCCGGGTGTGGAAGAGAAGGTTTGGGGAGTGGGCATCCACGAGGATGTAGTCCAGAGCTCGCTGATTGCGCTGCTTAGTGCTGCCAGCAAC TTTGCCAGCAGCCGCCATGGGAGCCCTATTATTCCCAAGCAGACTCTTACCAATGGCGGCCTCCAAGTTCCGGACATGCAGTCCCTGGAGCACAAGGCCGAATAA